Part of the Nicotiana sylvestris chromosome 5, ASM39365v2, whole genome shotgun sequence genome is shown below.
GATGGGGAAGATCAGTGATGGAGGAATAGTGAGAGCAGAGGAGATTGAGAATGCTATAAGATGCATAATGGATAGTGAAAATCCAGTGAGGAaaagagtgaaagaaatgagGGACAAAAGCAGGGAGGTCTTGATGGAAGGTGGTTCTTCCTTTGTTTCTTTAAGACATTTCCTCAAGACCATTCTTGATGGCTAGCAATGAAAATTGATGTTGTTTGAACTAGTCTCTTACCTAGTCTATGTTTAGGGACAAAACAACCAAGTTGCAAACATCCTGACCAGCGCAGATGTACCATTATCCGAGATCTCTCGTACTACAATTCCCTGCTTTACATATGAATGTTTTTGTCAAAGATTACTTAGGAATCATGTATCTTAGGGAATTTTATGCATTTACTAAACCTTAATATGTTTAAGTTATCCTTTAGGGAGAAACACCGGTGGTTTGGTGCACCTGGTACGAGTATGTATCATAACAGGTCTTAACAGACCCCTCCCCTCTTGTCTCTGCACAATGTTGAGTTTTCATTTATTTGTCTCCCATCAAACTATACTTCCCACCCAAATTTCTGTTAATTCTACTCCTTTTGCAAGATAGTTTCTGTAAATTATTAATTATACTTGCGCTGCAGAGAAGAAAAGTAACTACTTCACTAAATCATATGGTACACTACTCATATTTTCCATTTAAATAAAAGTTTCACATTAACACCAGGTTTCTAAAAAAAACCATTTACTATTGAagcaagattaattccaacagaACAGTAAAATACATGTATGTAATCGATTGTGCACACCGAATTTGAACAACTATAAaaaaaaatgaactaaaaaatGCATTATAATCTAGAATCAGCTCAGATACACAACCTCCGTGCAAGCACTGCAGCAACGACAATCTTCTGCAGCGGCTATCTACAAAATTCCATACCAACCTACAACAAGAATCAAAGAAACAGATGTTCTGCTGTTAGGCACAAGTGTTACTCTGTAGACGATGATGAATTCTTTTTATCCTCATTATGCTGTTCTTCATTGTCAAAATactcttcttcctcctcttcgACATAGTAGtactcatcatcttcttcttcatcagtATCAATCGTATTTCCATTTTCCAGCAAATCCCTTGATTTCTGGCCTCTTGACCGTTCTTGAATTCGATCCCTGATGGCTGTTCCCTAGTAGCCATAATTTATAAAATAAGAATCATTGAAGAAAGGCATATTCATGAATAGATACAACAATTAGTTGATTTTGCTCACCATTTTATAGCAACTCTCTTCGAACATCTGAAGAAATCCAGCAACCCAACGATCAGCATTTTCAATCCACTCATTGTGATGCATACCAGCTGTTTTTGCAACAGTTTGAATCTAAAATACAAGGGCACATGCACAATCATATCCATCTGAGCATAATAGATCAACCAAAGAACAAGAGAAGAAGCAGCATATTCTTACTCAAGATGGATCCGATACTGAACATAATAGATCAATCAAAGTTATTGACAGAGAGAAAATTTTCAATTTATATCACATGGTTATTGACAGTTTATGATTCTGGTCCTCCTGGTGTTGAGTTATACACCTTTAACCTCAACTAACAGAAATGCACATTGTAGTCCCTCCACTTGCGAAGATGGCAATTTGCTAATCCACATAACTACCCATGTATTAAGTGCTGTACTTTTACTCCATATTTGGTGTAATATATGTAGTCTCAATTTAACATATTTCCTCTAAAGTACACATTTCAACTGATCGCGAGTTAAATATGCTTGGATGGGATATTACAAGGACTAAAAACCAAATTTAGCGAATATTGGGGGACCAAAGTGAAATCATCCCTTGCATAAAAGAAGACAAGTTGCAATCAAGTAAAGAAAAAGCTATAAGCAAAAGAACAATTAAGCTATTTGTGTAGTTGTATCATCCAATTGATAAGTTGTTTGATTTCagttggatatgaattgaattctATCTTAACTCTTGCCATCAATCATAAAAATGCCAGATATTACTCACATATAACCAAAGTATCATATAAACGCACACAAAAGATTGCCTTCACATCTGACTATACCTTTTCTCCCACTTTCTCTTGATGTTCTTTGACTTTCTCCTGTAACTTCATTAGTCTCATGTTGACCCTCAATCGCTTTTCCTAAATACATGACACAATATCTTATGAAAAGGCCATATCACGTACCATAGGAACACCTTGTGACACAACCAAAAGGATGAAAATAAGTAAAGCAGAACATTATATTTGAGTAAAGATCATGCCTTGACATAGCTAACACCAAGTTCCTTCCTTGAATATCCACGATCCAAGTTTCGCATCACATACTTGTTATAGTCTTTAATTATTCTCATTATAACGTctgaagttgaaattccatcagTTCGTTTcgtttctttaaatcttccaacaGCTTTGACCTACAAAGGAGAGAGTTAAATATTGGATGTTTCAAAATCAATCAAGCAATAAATGAGCTATGAGCCTATGAGGCATGATTTCCAGAATCTATAAATAATTACTTACAAATTCATAGACATCTTTTCCCGCTCCACTAGCATCGGCATAACTATCAATTGTTTAAGCAAAAAAACaataagaagaagatgatgaaaaaCCCCATACTAGATTCTTTTGAATTAACTTGTCAAAAGATTCCCGCAAGTACACAATAAGCTATAATCAAACACAGTTACATAATACACGTAATACAACTCATATAATCTCTACATGAATCCTTTTTACAGGTAAATCcactgttttttttttcattttaaagcTCCTTAGTATACTCGAGATCGTATGTTTTCTAGGTGTGACTCGTGACAATATTCACTTTCTCAAGTAAGATGCTTATCATTCATAGTCCATTGCTTTCTCAAATCATATTTCCCCCAAACTTTTCGGGCATATactttaaactttcaaaatctgaaaaacaGTAGAGTAGTAAACCAAAATGTTCAATATGAAATGAGAGTGTGGGGGGTATGAATCCAATTGATCATTTTCACAAAATCACATACACTAGTTCATGGAGATATTGATTACTCATTCTTCCACCGAAGGAAATCCCATTTATCCTAAAGCAACTCTGAAGCTAAGAAATCTTACGGAAGGGCATCATGAGCAACATAGTCAATATGATGATTGTCAAGGAACTCTTGACTTATAACCCATGGGGCATCAGGAATGACTTCGTCCACCCACCTAGCAAAAGTAAAAGGTTACTCAAATAGTTTGCtaccaaaaataataaatgaaaagTAATGGCAACAGAACTAAAAGGATTATGAAGAAATGGAGAGCCTTCCCAAGTAATAACATTAACCAATATATGCACAATGAGAATCAAGCAGCCTTACTTGTGTACTAGCTTTGAGTATTATAATAAATTTCCCACCCAGATATCCGAGTTCGGTACCTGGGTGGTTccccaaaaagaaaaacaagcagCATCGGCACATTTGAAACTGGAAAAAAGCACATATGTAATTACTCCAATTGGTCACAATTGATGCTGCTTAAATGAGGCTGAATCACATGAAAGACCCACATGCATCATTGGCTGTTCGAATGTTCCAGTATCAAAGAGACAATTTACACCATGTAGAGGTCAAAAGGAGAAAAGGCAAATCCAGATAATAAATGTTCCTTGGAAGAGTAATGACTTTGCAAAGATGACAACTTATCCCATTCAGAAAATAAACATTCTTTATAATATTTCATGAAGCTTATGTCAGAACTAGATATGATGTCAAAATTAACTATACTCGATCAATCAACAATGCTTTGAATCCAAATTAATTTGATCAGCTGTATGAATACTGTATAACCATACTCGCAGTGGaaataattgaaaaaaagaagaacatTACTTGCAATGGCGGAGGGACTCATAACGCTCTTCCTCTGTCATAACAGTTCTACCCTTGTATTTGTGCGTCATCTCATCCGAGCAACATCCAACAAGCAAGTATGTGTTGGGAAACCTGTGACCATCCCAAATAACTGTTAAGAGAAGAAAATTGTGAAGCCATTATACCCGAGTTATTCGGCAGTTCGCCAATGGAACACAGTCTACATACATATACGCGAAATCAACCACAAATTGAGAAAGCAGCAGCAGAATGAAGAAGGAGCATACAGATGCTAACTGAACAAAAAAAGATCACAGCATTATAACCAACAGCTAATGTAAGTGACTCCTCCCAAATTACACCATTTGTGCTAACTATGACTGGTC
Proteins encoded:
- the LOC104235931 gene encoding choline-phosphate cytidylyltransferase 2-like → MKMGETGVATAEHNNQHHCANDLPPSDRPVRVYADGIYDLFHFGHARSLEQAKKSFPNTYLLVGCCSDEMTHKYKGRTVMTEEERYESLRHCKWVDEVIPDAPWVISQEFLDNHHIDYVAHDALPYADASGAGKDVYEFVKAVGRFKETKRTDGISTSDVIMRIIKDYNKYVMRNLDRGYSRKELGVSYVKEKRLRVNMRLMKLQEKVKEHQEKVGEKIQTVAKTAGMHHNEWIENADRWVAGFLQMFEESCYKMGTAIRDRIQERSRGQKSRDLLENGNTIDTDEEEDDEYYYVEEEEEEYFDNEEQHNEDKKNSSSSTE